One window of Vitis riparia cultivar Riparia Gloire de Montpellier isolate 1030 chromosome 5, EGFV_Vit.rip_1.0, whole genome shotgun sequence genomic DNA carries:
- the LOC117914183 gene encoding splicing regulatory glutamine/lysine-rich protein 1-like, translating to MSRCFPFPPPGYDKKARTDDADLLKKEKHREKKHKKEKREKEKKEGKEKREKDRGDGRHKEKKDRKDKHRDRKKDKEKDREKEKDKNITSDEKRLASEFEGFNAEKLSQKEVRDRDKNSVSNEKRFAGQLVGYNEEKLTQSSHLGEGNKDSKFLQELGRRIRAEDGGSGNQLVEKFTGTDRRKDEAMARLVAKDVSIRTEGKEKSKDKRGEDRKIDGQGVRDESRISGNSVAQSLAGTGLHRLEGTPKPLEKKIERRMEAKEKTKDKEGDDKRGDKRKDRDREKKSQGKEKDRDKEKRKEEKEKEKIEHKNKELDKSKESNKDDVTVTHNIKTSHLHKDSNKSAATEGNHRKRKDSDTNGFLHVNEVKPNKLPRPTSHPLIENGRKLEPCQTSILITSDRQGGTANNLKVENKEHKLNGIIGAQPFSVASTKPLSVASQADQIADASKKPPHPDSKYLSQVLWVPKMEEWSDFDDQEWLFSSSISQSEKPKMGSSGGDETPQVWAEALQVDPADIYALPYVIPY from the exons ATGTCTCGCTGCTTTCCATTTCCGCCTCCAGGGTATGATAAAAAGGCTAGGACAGATGATGCAGACTTACTAAAAAAG GAAAAGCACCGGGAGaagaaacataaaaaggaaaagagggaaaaagagaagaaagaaggtaaagaaaaaagggagaaagaTCGAGGTGATGGAAGAcacaaagagaagaaagacAGAAAGGATAAACATAGAGATAGAAAAAAGGATAAGGAAAAGgacagagaaaaagaaaaagacaaaaacatTACCTCAGATGAGAAGAGACTTGCATCAGAATTTGAGGGTTTTAATGCAGAGAAACTCAGTCAAAAAGAGGTCAGGGATAGAGATAAAAATAGTGTCTCCAATGAGAAGAGATTTGCTGGTCAACTTGTGGGTTACAATGAAGAGAAGCTTACTCAAAGTAGTCATCTGGGTGAGGGGAATAAGGATTCTAAATTTCTGCAGGAGTTGGGGAGGAGGATTAGAGCTGAAGATGGAGGAAGTGGGAATCAGTTGGTTGAGAAGTTCACTGGTACAGATCGAAGAAAGGATGAGGCGATGGCCAGGTTGGTGGCTAAAGATGTTAGTATTCGGACTGAAGGGAAGGAAAAGAGCAAGGACAAGAGAGGTGAGGATAGAAAGATTGATGGGCAAGGAGTCAGGGATGAGTCAAGAATTAGTGGAAATTCAGTGGCTCAGAGTCTTGCTGGAACTGGTCTTCATAGGCTTGAAGGAACTCCGAAACCATTGGAGAAGAAGATTGAGAGGAGGAtggaagcaaaagaaaagacCAAAGACAAGGAAGGTGATGATAAACGAGGAGATAAACGTAAGGATAgagatagagagaaaaaaagtcaAGGGAAGGAGAAAGATAGGGATAAGGAGAAGAGAAAGgaggagaaagaaaaggagaaaattgaACACAAGAACAAAGAACTggataaatcaaaagaaagcaACAAAGATGATGTTACAGTTACCCACAATATCAAAACATCACATCTTCACAAGGACAGCAACAAGAGTGCTGCTACCGAGGGAAATCACAGGAAACGGAAGGACTCTGACACAAATGGATTTTTGCATG TCAATGAAGTTAAGCCTAATAAGTTGCCAAGACCCACTTCTCATCCATTGATAGAGAATGGGAGGAAATTGGAACCTTGCCAAACCTCTATTCTGATTACTTCTGATAGGCAAGGAGGGACTGCTAATAATCTTAAAGTGGAAAATAAGGAGCACAAATTAAATGGTATAATAGGAGCTCAGCCATTTTCTGTCGCTTCAACAAAGCCTTTGTCTGTGGCTTCACAAGCTGACCAAATTGCTGATGCTTCTAAAAAACCGCCCCATCCAGATTCCAAGTATTTAAGTCAGGTGCTTTGGGTACCCAAAATGGAAGAATGGTCTGATTTTGATGACCAAGAGTGGCTATTTAGTAGCAGCATTTCCCAGTCAGAGAAACCCAAGATGGGTTCTTCTGGAGGTGATGAGACACCTCAAGTATGGGCGGAGGCTCTGCAAGTAGACCCAGCTGATATCTATGCTCTTCCATATGTTATTCCTTACTGA